The Apodemus sylvaticus chromosome 5, mApoSyl1.1, whole genome shotgun sequence genome has a segment encoding these proteins:
- the LOC127684513 gene encoding olfactory receptor 4F15-like: protein MTRANHSAVSEFVLLGLSNSWEIQVFLFFFSSLFYVSSLTGNFIIVVTVTSDPYLHSPMYFLLANLSVIDLIFCSIAAPKMIYDLFRKQKVISFGGCISQIFFSHAVGGTEMVLLIAMAFDRYVAICKPLRYLTIMSPRMCLLISVAAWIIGLIHSSTQLAFIINLPFCGPNILDSFYCDIPRLIKLACTDTHKLEFMITANSGFISLIAFFLLIVSYVFLLTTVQKQSSGCSSRALSTLLAHVTVVVLFFGPLIFFYVWPAPSIHVDKFLAIFDAVLTPFLNPVIYTLRNRDMKMAIRKVFCKRLAFRKSM from the coding sequence ATGACTAGAGCAAACCATTCTGCAGTGTCTGAATTTGTGTTGCTGGGGCTCTCAAATTCCTGGGAGATccaggttttcctttttttcttttcttctctgttctaTGTATCCAGTTTGACAGGAAACTTCATCATAGTTGTTACAGTCACCTCTGACCCCTACTTGCATTCGCCCATGTACTTTCTACTGGCCAATCTCTCTGTTATTGATCTTATATTTTGTTCCATTGCAGCACCCAAAATGATTTATGATCTTTTCAGAAAGCAGAAAGTCATCTCCTTTGGAGGATGTATCAGTCAGATTTTTTTTAGTCATGCAGTTGGTGGCACTGAGATGGTGCTGCTCATAGCCATGGCCTTTGACAGGTATGTGGCCATATGCAAACCATTACGCTATCTGACCATCATGAGCCCACGGATGTGCCTGCTAATATCAGTTGCTGCTTGGATCATTGGCCTCATCCATTCATCGACCCAGTTGGCTTTCATTATAAACTTGCCATTCTGTGGCCCTAACATACTAGACAGCTTTTATTGTGACATACCACGACTCATCAAGCTTGCATGCACAGATACTCATAAACTGGAGTTCATGATTACTGCCAATAGTGGATTCATTTCCTTGATTGCGTTCTTTTTACTTATTGTCTCCTACGTCTTTCTCCTCACCACTGTCCAGAAGCAGTCCTCAGGATGTTCATCCAGGGCCCTTTCTACTCTGTTGGCTCATGTTAcagttgtagttttgttttttgggccattgatttttttctatgtatgGCCTGCTCCTTCAATACATGTAGATAAATTTCTAGCTATATTTGATGCAGTTTTGACTCCCTTTCTAAATCCAGTTATCTACACATTGAGGAACAGAGATATGAAGATGGCCATCAGGAAAGTGTTTTGTAAACGTCTGGCCTTTAGAAAATCAATGTAG